A single genomic interval of Lacrimispora sphenoides JCM 1415 harbors:
- a CDS encoding N-acyl-D-amino-acid deacylase family protein — protein sequence MSYILIKNGLIYDGSGELPYQSDILIEGKKIIEIAPDIEQEGARVIDASGKAVTPGFIDIHRHCDIAPFTNPHFGEIELAQGITTTFVGNCGLAPVPSVPSRRKELYDYLEPVIGRLPDDLAFETYEDYRKALEAADLPLNMGFFAASDSIKVALKGFGSKEYTEEELKKAQEYVKDALAQGAFGITLGIMYQPECYSNREELTAVVKAVAGNGGILCTHIRGEGDSLVESVEEVIDVAAKAGVPLNISHLKSTGIKNWNRKIFEAIQRIEQARESGQDVTADFYPYDGGSTTLQSLLPPTIMEESFEALVKGLSGTKGKQRLRSELHKVHQGWDNMSESIGWDRIIISSVTLEKNAFMQGQTIGALAETLGYEEPSDLVADLLVEENGKVGIIVLSMSQQDVDAVARLPFTLLISDSLYGGDGKNAHPRLLGTTARFLNDFVIKRKVLSMEQAISKMTYQPAKRMGLEDRGLLRPGYQADVLVFQPESFLDHADYTGKHGPCTGMDLVLVGGKQVLTDGILVDRTSGKLLRKGFK from the coding sequence ATGAGTTATATTCTGATCAAAAACGGACTGATTTATGACGGAAGCGGAGAACTGCCGTATCAGAGCGATATCCTGATAGAGGGGAAAAAAATTATTGAAATTGCCCCGGATATTGAACAGGAAGGAGCCCGGGTAATCGATGCTTCCGGGAAGGCGGTAACTCCCGGTTTCATTGACATACACCGGCATTGCGACATTGCACCTTTCACCAATCCTCATTTTGGGGAAATAGAGCTGGCCCAGGGGATCACCACCACCTTTGTGGGAAACTGCGGACTTGCACCCGTGCCATCGGTTCCTTCGCGGAGGAAGGAATTATATGATTACCTGGAGCCGGTAATCGGAAGACTTCCTGATGATCTGGCCTTTGAAACCTATGAAGATTACAGGAAAGCCCTGGAAGCAGCAGACCTACCGCTCAACATGGGATTTTTTGCGGCTTCAGACAGCATCAAGGTAGCTTTAAAGGGGTTTGGAAGCAAGGAATATACGGAAGAAGAACTCAAAAAGGCTCAGGAGTATGTAAAAGATGCATTGGCCCAGGGAGCCTTTGGGATTACGCTGGGAATCATGTATCAGCCGGAATGCTATTCAAACAGGGAAGAGCTTACGGCAGTTGTAAAGGCAGTTGCCGGAAATGGCGGCATTCTCTGTACCCATATCCGGGGAGAGGGAGACAGCCTTGTGGAGTCGGTGGAAGAAGTGATCGATGTGGCGGCAAAGGCAGGGGTTCCCTTAAATATCAGCCATTTGAAATCAACGGGAATCAAGAACTGGAACCGCAAGATATTTGAGGCGATTCAGAGGATTGAACAGGCCAGGGAATCAGGTCAGGATGTTACTGCAGATTTTTATCCCTATGACGGCGGCTCTACCACCCTCCAGTCCCTGCTTCCGCCAACCATTATGGAGGAATCCTTCGAGGCTCTGGTAAAAGGCTTATCAGGCACAAAAGGGAAGCAGAGGCTGCGCTCGGAGTTACATAAGGTTCATCAGGGCTGGGATAATATGTCGGAAAGCATTGGCTGGGACCGGATCATCATCAGCTCCGTCACCCTTGAGAAAAATGCATTTATGCAGGGACAGACAATCGGAGCGCTGGCGGAAACGCTGGGATATGAAGAGCCTTCCGATCTTGTGGCAGACTTACTTGTGGAGGAAAATGGAAAAGTGGGAATTATTGTGTTAAGCATGTCCCAGCAGGATGTGGATGCAGTGGCCCGACTCCCCTTTACCTTATTGATTTCTGACTCCCTGTACGGCGGTGACGGAAAGAACGCCCATCCCCGCCTCCTCGGGACGACTGCCAGATTTTTAAATGATTTTGTCATAAAGCGAAAGGTACTGTCCATGGAGCAGGCCATCAGTAAGATGACCTATCAGCCTGCAAAACGGATGGGCCTGGAGGACAGGGGGCTTTTAAGGCCCGGATACCAGGCAGATGTGCTGGTATTTCAGCCGGAGAGTTTCTTAGATCATGCAGATTACACCGGAAAGCATGGCCCGTGTACGGGCATGGACCTGGTGCTGGTTGGAGGAAAACAGGTGCTGACAGACGGCATTCTTGTGGACCGCACCAGTGGGAAGCTGTTAAGAAAGGGCTTTAAATAA
- a CDS encoding alanine racemase, translated as MGLTQEQIQQLETPCLVIDVDLAEKNIRRMQEAAVQAGCLLRPHIKTHKMPLFAEMQMKAGASGITCAKVSEAEVMADGGMEDIFIAYPMVGNFRIQRAISLAKRIKRLILTIDSLEGAKALNQAASDQDMILEVRMEIDTGAGRTGVPMDRAVELALALKQMKYLNLTGIFTFKSLILSGKPTEDNLLAAEEEGNMMAETARLLKDAGVEIQDISAGSSPTGIKVAQTGMVNEIRPGTYIFDDFMLTKEKVADISEIAVRFYATVVSCQHSEYAVVDGGTKCFPTDVVPGQPPFYYPGYAVVEGDDNLKLSRMNEEHGIITAINGETGLHVGQVLSLIPIHVCTAVNMQNSVYILENGSLRKQKVDARGMLI; from the coding sequence ATGGGACTTACACAGGAACAGATACAACAGTTAGAGACACCCTGTCTGGTTATTGATGTGGATCTGGCGGAAAAAAATATAAGAAGGATGCAGGAAGCAGCGGTTCAAGCCGGCTGCCTGCTGCGCCCTCATATCAAGACCCATAAAATGCCATTATTTGCCGAAATGCAGATGAAGGCCGGTGCAAGCGGGATCACCTGTGCCAAGGTAAGCGAAGCTGAGGTCATGGCTGACGGAGGCATGGAGGATATTTTCATTGCTTATCCTATGGTGGGAAATTTCCGTATCCAGAGGGCGATTTCGTTGGCAAAAAGGATCAAAAGGCTTATTTTGACCATTGACAGTCTGGAAGGTGCCAAGGCACTGAATCAGGCAGCTTCTGATCAGGATATGATCCTGGAAGTCCGTATGGAGATCGATACGGGAGCCGGACGCACGGGAGTGCCCATGGACCGGGCGGTGGAGCTGGCTCTTGCTCTTAAGCAGATGAAGTATTTAAACCTTACAGGTATATTTACGTTTAAGAGCCTGATCCTGTCCGGTAAGCCAACGGAGGACAATTTGCTGGCTGCCGAGGAAGAAGGAAACATGATGGCTGAAACTGCCAGACTGTTGAAAGATGCGGGAGTAGAGATACAGGACATCAGCGCTGGTTCATCCCCCACCGGTATTAAAGTTGCACAGACGGGAATGGTAAATGAGATCCGCCCTGGTACCTATATTTTTGATGATTTTATGCTGACCAAAGAAAAGGTAGCCGATATCAGTGAGATCGCTGTCCGGTTCTATGCGACGGTAGTCAGCTGCCAGCATTCGGAATATGCCGTGGTGGACGGAGGAACCAAGTGCTTTCCAACGGATGTGGTTCCAGGGCAGCCTCCGTTTTACTATCCCGGATATGCAGTGGTGGAAGGGGATGACAATCTTAAGCTGTCACGGATGAATGAAGAACATGGGATCATCACGGCCATTAATGGGGAGACCGGGCTGCATGTGGGTCAGGTTCTGTCTCTGATCCCCATTCATGTATGTACGGCTGTCAATATGCAGAATTCTGTTTACATTCTGGAGAATGGTTCTCTCAGAAAACAAAAAGTAGATGCAAGAGGGATGCTGATATGA
- a CDS encoding ABC transporter permease, with translation MKVFIERNLKLFFRDRLAVFFSLMSVFIIIGLYALFLGDVWMNDSMKELKYAQALMNSWLVSGLLTVTSITTTMGAFGIMIDDKVQKINKDFDSSPIKRSSITGGYIGSSFFIGVIMSLVMAVVAEIYIVHSGGEWLTPMACIKVFLLILLTTLTNTSLVCFVVSFFKSHSAFSTASSILGTLIGFLTGIYLPIGTLPESVQTVIKAFPVSHGASLFRQVLMEIPMRNSFGGIPSIYLEEFKEYLGVSFRFGGYEVTPTTSVVILLCTAIVFYSLSLFNILRRNR, from the coding sequence ATGAAAGTTTTTATAGAACGTAATTTAAAGTTGTTTTTTCGTGACAGACTTGCAGTATTTTTTTCTCTGATGTCCGTTTTCATTATAATCGGGCTTTACGCATTGTTTTTAGGAGATGTCTGGATGAACGATTCCATGAAGGAACTTAAATACGCCCAGGCTTTGATGAACAGCTGGCTGGTGTCAGGACTTCTTACAGTGACTTCCATTACTACCACAATGGGTGCGTTTGGGATCATGATCGATGATAAAGTCCAAAAAATCAATAAAGATTTTGATTCTTCTCCCATCAAAAGGAGCAGCATAACTGGCGGTTATATTGGAAGCTCCTTTTTTATTGGTGTGATCATGTCTCTTGTTATGGCTGTAGTCGCGGAAATTTATATTGTGCATAGCGGCGGAGAATGGCTTACTCCTATGGCCTGCATCAAGGTCTTTTTATTAATTCTTCTTACGACTTTAACCAATACTTCTCTGGTTTGTTTTGTCGTGTCTTTCTTCAAGAGCCATAGCGCATTCAGCACAGCCAGTTCTATTCTGGGTACTCTGATTGGGTTCCTGACCGGCATATATCTTCCCATAGGAACTTTGCCTGAATCGGTACAAACGGTTATAAAAGCATTTCCAGTTTCCCATGGCGCATCGCTGTTTCGCCAGGTGTTAATGGAGATTCCTATGCGAAACTCCTTTGGCGGAATACCTTCCATCTATTTAGAGGAGTTTAAGGAGTACTTGGGAGTGTCTTTCCGATTTGGAGGGTATGAGGTAACACCGACTACCAGCGTTGTGATCTTACTTTGTACTGCAATTGTGTTTTATAGCCTTTCCCTTTTTAATATACTGAGAAGAAATAGATAG
- a CDS encoding RidA family protein: MNIYEKLKELNLEIPAAPPKGGVYAPCQEFGNNLVYISGCGPVIGEEGIRGKLGNEFTTEEGKTFSRDAMLNVLAVLQDKIGDLNRVKRAIKILTFVASADTFYEQPAVANGGSELLLQLLGQENVPARSAIGVNVLPGNIPVETEAIFEIEE, translated from the coding sequence ATGAATATTTATGAAAAACTGAAAGAACTTAATTTGGAGATCCCGGCAGCTCCGCCTAAAGGAGGAGTATATGCCCCGTGCCAGGAATTTGGAAACAACCTGGTATACATATCAGGCTGCGGGCCGGTGATCGGAGAAGAAGGGATTCGTGGAAAGCTTGGAAATGAATTTACCACAGAAGAAGGAAAAACCTTTTCCAGAGATGCCATGTTAAATGTCCTTGCAGTGTTACAGGATAAAATCGGGGATTTGAACCGGGTAAAGCGTGCAATTAAAATTCTTACCTTTGTGGCAAGTGCGGATACCTTTTATGAGCAGCCGGCTGTGGCTAATGGAGGAAGTGAATTACTGTTACAGCTTTTAGGCCAGGAGAATGTACCGGCCCGTTCAGCCATAGGCGTCAACGTTTTGCCTGGAAATATTCCTGTTGAGACGGAAGCTATATTTGAAATTGAAGAATAA
- a CDS encoding glycoside hydrolase family 9 protein, which yields MDRQFEKNLIESLYVHYPLKPEYDKSMETYHLKKPVLSSVNLWDGTSLEPWSFDGEGEVQVKDGNILCLETKSRADHWPDNEVRANDAAAGLYATFGSYIARLNVKGLELGKGNRIWFKIRPICPGLHSPIVRVGFVNNGITKIPDVYSREGFNAINLKNNEWNTCTWEIDSIAHDAIEEISFNIHRYGKEVSTGDDMRFELCDIQLQEVKPGVVHGWQCEEEEVVYSTTGYFTDGRKTAIANTSAKEFEIVKEEDGLEEVAVYRGQIEKVENHLGSFRVLDFSDLKTEGTYRIRFGNTVSERFIIGNDVLESTLWKLTNFMYCERCGYPVPNCHGTCHQDVIAEHNGVKLVYAGGWHDAADVSQQTMQTAEILDAMIASAGKVKDSDPMLFGRMMEEANWGLDFVLRMRFGDGYRASHAAIRRWTDNFIGNMDDCEADVHNRSFENFVFAAVEAGAGEAFKELDRELAWKCVDAAKEDFRFADERFREVGVEGPYHLLEHTAGSSLSQYYAVAAWAAARIYKITGDSYFYDKAAEYADKVISCQETRNDLPMRGFFCRDESKSHIVHFSHQARDQVFAMALAEVCGALAEHENKTVWEEGLKLHGEYLKGLQKYTAPYGMLPAGIHHISEAEDQEAFHVVHPKVDYERERVNYVEQLKQGIDLGDGYYIRTFPVWFSYRGNSAIQLSMGKAASIIGTYFSDGELIEIAREQLYWTLGKNPFGQSLIYGEGNHYGQEYTALLGETVGEMPVGVQTRGNEDLPYWPPANIATYREVWTTPPGRFMWVAADLI from the coding sequence ATGGATCGTCAATTTGAAAAAAATTTAATAGAGTCATTATACGTACATTACCCTTTAAAACCGGAGTACGATAAAAGCATGGAGACCTATCATTTGAAAAAGCCGGTTTTGTCCTCTGTAAATTTATGGGATGGAACCAGCCTGGAGCCATGGAGCTTTGACGGTGAGGGAGAAGTTCAGGTAAAGGATGGGAACATATTGTGCCTGGAAACAAAGTCACGGGCGGACCACTGGCCGGATAATGAAGTCAGGGCAAACGATGCGGCAGCAGGACTTTATGCCACCTTTGGAAGCTATATTGCAAGGCTGAATGTGAAGGGGCTGGAACTTGGAAAAGGAAACCGGATATGGTTTAAAATCCGTCCTATTTGCCCCGGCCTTCACAGTCCAATCGTGCGTGTAGGGTTCGTCAATAATGGGATAACCAAGATACCGGATGTCTATTCGAGAGAAGGCTTTAATGCCATCAATCTGAAAAATAATGAATGGAATACCTGTACCTGGGAGATCGATTCCATTGCCCATGATGCAATCGAGGAAATTTCATTTAACATTCACCGTTATGGCAAGGAAGTGAGCACTGGCGATGACATGAGATTTGAACTCTGTGATATCCAGCTTCAGGAGGTAAAACCAGGAGTCGTTCATGGTTGGCAGTGTGAGGAAGAGGAAGTAGTATATTCTACAACCGGTTACTTTACAGACGGGAGAAAAACAGCAATTGCCAATACCTCAGCCAAAGAGTTTGAAATCGTGAAAGAAGAAGACGGTTTAGAGGAAGTAGCGGTATACCGTGGGCAGATTGAGAAGGTGGAAAACCACCTGGGAAGCTTCAGGGTATTGGATTTCTCGGACTTAAAAACCGAAGGTACATACAGAATCCGGTTTGGAAATACGGTAAGTGAGCGGTTTATCATAGGAAATGACGTCCTGGAAAGTACTCTGTGGAAGCTGACCAATTTCATGTACTGTGAGCGGTGCGGCTACCCGGTTCCTAACTGCCATGGAACCTGCCATCAGGATGTGATCGCAGAACACAACGGGGTGAAATTGGTGTATGCAGGTGGCTGGCACGACGCAGCAGATGTTTCCCAGCAGACCATGCAGACAGCAGAGATCTTAGATGCCATGATCGCTTCCGCAGGGAAGGTGAAGGATTCTGATCCTATGTTGTTTGGCAGAATGATGGAAGAAGCAAACTGGGGACTGGACTTTGTGCTTCGTATGCGATTTGGAGACGGCTACCGTGCATCCCATGCGGCCATCCGCAGGTGGACCGACAACTTCATCGGAAATATGGACGATTGTGAAGCAGATGTTCACAACAGGTCCTTTGAAAACTTTGTTTTTGCTGCGGTAGAAGCCGGTGCCGGAGAAGCCTTTAAGGAACTGGACCGGGAGCTGGCATGGAAGTGCGTAGATGCAGCGAAAGAAGACTTCCGTTTTGCCGATGAGAGGTTCCGGGAAGTTGGGGTGGAAGGACCGTATCATCTACTGGAACATACGGCAGGCTCCAGCCTTTCCCAATACTATGCTGTTGCAGCATGGGCTGCGGCCAGGATATACAAAATTACCGGAGACAGCTATTTTTATGATAAGGCTGCCGAGTATGCAGATAAGGTGATCTCCTGCCAGGAAACCAGGAATGACCTGCCCATGAGGGGATTCTTCTGCAGGGATGAAAGCAAATCCCATATTGTCCATTTCTCCCATCAGGCGAGGGATCAGGTTTTTGCCATGGCACTGGCAGAGGTATGCGGTGCGCTTGCAGAGCATGAAAATAAGACTGTGTGGGAAGAAGGCTTAAAGCTCCATGGGGAGTATTTAAAAGGCCTTCAGAAATATACGGCTCCCTATGGCATGCTGCCGGCCGGAATCCATCACATCAGCGAGGCAGAGGACCAGGAAGCCTTCCATGTGGTGCACCCAAAGGTTGATTATGAAAGAGAACGGGTCAATTACGTGGAGCAGCTGAAGCAAGGCATTGATCTGGGAGACGGATACTATATAAGAACATTCCCGGTGTGGTTTTCTTACCGTGGAAATTCGGCGATCCAGCTGTCTATGGGAAAAGCAGCTTCCATCATAGGAACGTATTTCAGTGATGGGGAGTTAATTGAAATTGCCAGAGAGCAGCTTTACTGGACCCTTGGAAAGAACCCCTTCGGCCAGTCTCTGATCTACGGGGAAGGAAACCATTACGGCCAGGAATATACGGCTCTGCTTGGAGAAACCGTTGGAGAGATGCCGGTAGGCGTTCAGACCAGAGGGAATGAAGACCTTCCTTATTGGCCGCCTGCCAATATTGCCACCTATAGAGAAGTGTGGACAACGCCGCCGGGCCGCTTTATGTGGGTAGCAGCTGATTTGATTTAA
- a CDS encoding beta-mannosidase — protein sequence MRKTQSLNGVWEWHSEGASHNAVYTGEVPGTVISHMLKHKLIEDPYWRCNEYAVRELMANDYLYKRSFTVSGEDLELSHAELVCAGIDTIASIRMNGCLVAETRDMHRTYRFPVKEFLQEGENRIEVLFHSPLNFVRKEDEGNDIFYASTGCIPGNAALRKAHYMFGWDWGPQLPDMGIFRDIAIEYFSEEKIQDVHIRQEHESSGRVGLKFEVKTKQPLSFEERQENRQTWLTETVITDPEGRLVSRTVRNSGEWQYEETIPQPRIWWPNGLGEHPLYRVNIRLLDEAGTCHDAYECRIGLRTVTVSTDKNEYGNEFAITVNGIKIFTMGANYIPEDNILTRVSKERTARLIEDCAAANFNCLRVWGGGYYPDDYFYDKCDEEGILIWQDLMFGCNVYALNEPFEEDIIEETKDNVRRLRHHACLALWCGNNEMEWGWADEWARLKGHHPRYKADYTKIFEYILPRAIKDCDDTSFFWPSSPSSGGAFDNPNATNRGDQHYWEVWHSGKPFTEYGDFSFCSEYGFQSFPHSKTIASFTLPEDRNIFSRVMESHQKNPAANGKILNYIADYFLYPKDTDSLAYISQILQLKAIEYGVEHWRRKRGQCMGSLYWQLNDCWPVASWASIDYYGRWKALHYGARRFYAPFTISIGEEKELSPHVSYYVHNDTREEQQCRAEILLKDHKFRVLWKEAWEGELPALSVLKCMETDFSLWTDDEALCSSVFSVFRLYRGEELLTERTVLFVKPKHFDYNDPAYDVSVSESEHSFDITVKASCFCQYVELYFKDFDVIFSDNFFDITSPEGVTVHVSKKDFKDQMSPDLVKENLVVRSVADSYES from the coding sequence ATGCGAAAAACACAATCATTAAATGGAGTTTGGGAATGGCATTCCGAAGGAGCCTCCCACAATGCCGTATACACGGGAGAAGTGCCTGGAACGGTGATCAGCCATATGCTGAAACATAAGCTGATCGAGGATCCTTATTGGAGATGCAATGAATATGCTGTCCGGGAATTAATGGCAAATGATTATCTTTATAAAAGAAGCTTTACGGTGTCAGGAGAGGATCTGGAACTTTCCCATGCAGAACTTGTCTGCGCCGGAATTGATACCATTGCCTCCATCCGTATGAATGGCTGTCTGGTTGCAGAAACCAGGGATATGCACAGAACTTACCGTTTCCCGGTAAAGGAATTTTTGCAGGAAGGAGAAAACCGGATAGAGGTTTTATTTCACTCCCCGCTGAATTTTGTAAGGAAAGAGGATGAGGGAAATGATATCTTCTATGCCTCCACCGGATGTATCCCCGGGAATGCGGCACTTCGCAAGGCTCATTATATGTTTGGATGGGACTGGGGCCCGCAGCTTCCGGATATGGGAATCTTCCGGGATATAGCCATCGAATATTTCAGCGAAGAAAAAATCCAGGATGTCCATATCAGGCAGGAGCATGAGAGCAGTGGCAGAGTCGGACTGAAATTTGAAGTAAAAACAAAGCAGCCTCTCTCTTTTGAAGAAAGGCAGGAAAACAGGCAGACATGGCTTACCGAGACTGTAATAACAGATCCGGAAGGCAGGCTTGTATCCAGGACAGTCCGAAACAGCGGAGAGTGGCAGTATGAAGAAACCATACCACAGCCCCGGATATGGTGGCCCAACGGTTTGGGAGAGCATCCCTTATATAGGGTGAATATCCGCCTGCTTGATGAGGCGGGAACCTGTCATGATGCCTATGAGTGCCGGATCGGCCTTCGGACCGTGACCGTCAGCACGGATAAAAATGAATACGGAAATGAGTTTGCCATTACGGTGAACGGAATAAAAATATTTACCATGGGAGCGAATTATATCCCGGAAGATAATATTTTAACAAGGGTGTCGAAGGAGAGGACTGCACGGCTGATCGAAGACTGTGCTGCCGCAAACTTCAATTGCTTAAGAGTCTGGGGCGGAGGTTATTACCCTGATGACTATTTCTATGATAAATGCGATGAAGAAGGAATATTAATCTGGCAGGACCTGATGTTTGGATGCAATGTCTATGCATTAAACGAACCTTTTGAAGAGGATATTATAGAAGAAACAAAGGACAATGTCCGCCGTTTAAGGCACCATGCTTGTCTGGCCCTGTGGTGCGGAAATAATGAAATGGAATGGGGCTGGGCAGATGAGTGGGCAAGGCTGAAAGGCCATCACCCCAGATATAAAGCGGACTATACAAAAATCTTTGAATATATTCTTCCCCGGGCAATTAAGGACTGTGATGACACTTCCTTTTTCTGGCCATCTTCTCCGTCCTCAGGAGGAGCCTTTGACAATCCCAACGCGACCAACCGGGGGGATCAGCATTACTGGGAGGTCTGGCATTCAGGAAAGCCGTTTACGGAATATGGAGATTTCAGCTTTTGCTCAGAATACGGTTTCCAATCCTTCCCACACAGCAAAACCATAGCCTCCTTTACCCTGCCGGAGGACCGGAATATTTTCAGCAGGGTCATGGAATCCCACCAGAAAAACCCGGCGGCTAACGGGAAGATTTTAAACTACATAGCAGATTACTTCCTTTATCCCAAGGATACGGATTCTCTGGCATATATCTCTCAGATTCTTCAGTTAAAGGCTATTGAGTATGGCGTAGAACATTGGAGAAGAAAGAGGGGGCAATGCATGGGTTCTCTCTACTGGCAGCTTAATGACTGCTGGCCGGTAGCCTCCTGGGCGAGCATTGACTATTATGGACGCTGGAAAGCGCTCCATTACGGAGCACGCAGGTTTTATGCGCCCTTTACCATTTCCATCGGTGAAGAGAAGGAACTCTCTCCTCATGTTTCCTATTACGTTCATAATGATACCAGGGAGGAACAGCAGTGCAGGGCGGAAATTCTCCTTAAGGATCATAAGTTCCGGGTGTTGTGGAAAGAGGCATGGGAAGGGGAACTGCCTGCGTTGTCGGTGTTAAAGTGCATGGAAACAGATTTTTCCCTATGGACCGATGATGAAGCTCTTTGTTCTTCTGTTTTTTCTGTATTCCGGCTATACAGGGGAGAAGAACTTCTTACGGAACGGACGGTTCTGTTTGTAAAACCAAAGCATTTTGATTATAATGACCCGGCTTATGATGTTTCGGTTTCAGAGTCAGAGCATAGCTTTGATATTACGGTGAAAGCTTCCTGTTTCTGCCAGTATGTAGAGCTTTACTTTAAAGATTTTGACGTTATTTTCTCTGATAACTTTTTTGATATTACTTCGCCGGAAGGAGTTACGGTTCACGTAAGCAAAAAAGACTTTAAAGACCAGATGAGCCCAGACCTGGTGAAAGAAAACCTGGTGGTGCGGAGTGTGGCTGACAGTTATGAAAGCTGA
- a CDS encoding ABC transporter ATP-binding protein, producing the protein MNKIIEVVNLRKNYGKINAVKDISFYVEQGKLFSFLGPNGAGKSTTIDILCTLLDFDKGKITINGLDLRHDSQAIREMIGVVFQDSVLDTLLTVRENLTIRAGLYTSDKARIKNAVNEAVVATELSELANRPYGKLSGGQRRRADIARALIHTPQILFLDEPTTGLDPQTRKSIWNTIRQLQRKTGMTVFLTTHYMEEAAESDYVIVIDHGKIAAKGTPAALKTRYTTDTLRMSILNETALRQTLEELKLDFTVSAGELVVKLPDTMAAIPILGKCQSYINSFQVLQGTMDEAFIGITGKELRQ; encoded by the coding sequence ATGAACAAAATTATAGAGGTAGTCAACTTAAGAAAAAATTACGGCAAAATAAATGCGGTAAAGGATATCAGTTTTTATGTAGAGCAGGGGAAGCTGTTTTCCTTTCTTGGTCCTAATGGCGCAGGAAAATCCACTACCATTGATATTTTATGTACCTTATTGGATTTTGATAAAGGGAAAATTACCATCAACGGACTTGACCTTCGGCACGATAGTCAGGCTATCCGGGAAATGATCGGTGTAGTATTTCAGGACAGCGTACTGGACACGTTACTCACTGTTAGAGAAAATCTGACCATCCGGGCAGGCCTATACACTTCGGATAAAGCCAGGATAAAAAATGCCGTAAATGAAGCTGTGGTAGCAACAGAATTGAGTGAATTAGCAAACCGGCCTTACGGGAAACTTTCAGGTGGTCAGCGGCGCAGGGCAGACATTGCCCGTGCGCTGATCCATACGCCTCAAATCCTGTTCCTTGACGAGCCTACTACTGGCCTTGATCCACAAACCAGGAAAAGCATTTGGAATACAATCAGACAGCTTCAAAGAAAAACAGGTATGACGGTTTTTCTGACGACCCATTACATGGAGGAAGCCGCTGAATCGGATTATGTGATTGTCATCGATCATGGAAAAATCGCAGCCAAGGGTACACCTGCTGCATTAAAGACTCGGTATACCACAGACACCTTGAGAATGTCCATTCTGAATGAAACAGCCCTGCGGCAAACCTTGGAGGAACTAAAGCTGGATTTCACCGTTTCGGCAGGCGAGCTTGTTGTAAAGCTGCCGGATACTATGGCGGCTATTCCAATATTGGGAAAATGCCAAAGCTATATCAACAGCTTTCAGGTCCTGCAGGGCACTATGGATGAGGCCTTTATCGGCATTACAGGAAAGGAGCTGCGGCAATGA
- a CDS encoding class I SAM-dependent methyltransferase, whose translation MNEIDSNKHAWSQVSQDHYFTFKKSLLDGSHKFNKYIQSELGDLSGKKIIHLQCNTGADTILLARMGASATGVDLVPDNIHYAKKLAEDLNITNIDFIESDIMKFMDCHNEKYDVVFVSEGAIGWLPDLKKWGETIRHLLKDDGFFYVFDSHPFFLAMDEQKLADNLMEVKYPYFGKDPDIEDSIGGYASEQKHGVKAYFWMYTVSDLINSLASAGLHIEHFNEFKENFFDAGGLHNIGDGLFNYDYNTDKFPMSFSIKATVYGK comes from the coding sequence ATGAACGAGATTGATTCAAACAAACATGCATGGAGCCAGGTTTCACAAGACCACTATTTTACTTTTAAGAAATCTCTTTTGGATGGCAGTCATAAATTCAATAAATATATTCAAAGTGAACTTGGAGATTTGAGCGGCAAAAAGATCATACATTTACAATGTAATACCGGCGCAGATACGATATTGCTTGCCAGAATGGGGGCCAGTGCAACAGGCGTTGATCTGGTGCCGGATAATATCCATTATGCAAAAAAGCTGGCAGAAGATCTGAATATTACAAATATTGATTTTATAGAATCCGACATCATGAAATTTATGGATTGTCATAACGAAAAATATGATGTCGTATTCGTATCCGAGGGAGCAATCGGCTGGCTTCCTGACCTTAAAAAATGGGGAGAAACCATACGGCATTTACTCAAGGATGATGGATTTTTCTACGTTTTTGACAGCCACCCGTTCTTTCTGGCAATGGATGAACAGAAGCTTGCCGATAATTTGATGGAAGTAAAGTATCCTTATTTCGGGAAAGATCCCGACATTGAAGATTCTATCGGCGGATATGCCTCCGAGCAAAAGCATGGTGTTAAGGCATATTTTTGGATGTATACGGTTTCTGATTTAATCAATTCCCTTGCTTCTGCGGGACTGCATATCGAGCATTTCAATGAATTTAAGGAAAACTTTTTTGATGCTGGGGGCTTGCACAATATAGGAGATGGTCTTTTCAATTATGATTATAATACGGATAAGTTCCCAATGTCCTTTAGCATAAAAGCAACGGTTTATGGCAAGTAA